In Burkholderia sp. GAS332, one DNA window encodes the following:
- a CDS encoding Acyl dehydratase, whose product MSTENYSIATIGDFVGRELGVSDWVLVDQARINAFAECTGDKQWIHVDEERAKRESPFGGTIAHGYLTLSLLGSLAIEIGIVPKDASAGLNYGLDKVRFMTPVKAGARVRSRMTLVSAESKGGGRILIKIMNELQIDGEDKPALIAETLAMLVA is encoded by the coding sequence ATGAGTACTGAGAACTACAGCATTGCCACCATCGGCGATTTCGTGGGGCGCGAGTTGGGCGTGTCGGACTGGGTGTTGGTCGACCAGGCGCGTATCAATGCGTTCGCCGAGTGTACGGGCGACAAACAATGGATTCACGTCGACGAGGAGCGGGCGAAACGCGAGAGTCCGTTCGGCGGCACGATCGCACACGGTTATTTGACCCTGTCGTTGCTGGGGAGCCTCGCGATCGAGATCGGCATCGTTCCCAAGGACGCTTCAGCGGGTCTCAACTACGGTCTGGACAAGGTGCGTTTCATGACGCCCGTCAAGGCCGGTGCGCGTGTACGTAGCCGTATGACGCTCGTGTCGGCGGAGAGCAAGGGCGGTGGCCGCATCCTGATCAAGATCATGAACGAGCTGCAGATCGATGGCGAGGACAAGCCG
- a CDS encoding acyl-CoA dehydrogenase, with amino-acid sequence MDFAYSPKVEALRTQLRTFMDTHIVPRIRQWHDEVSAGQYPVSFMETLKEQAREEGLWNLFLPHLRDDEPGTRLTNLEYAPLAEIMGRVSWASEVFNCNAPDTGNMELLHMFATPAQREQWLKPLLDGKIRSAFAMTEPAVASSDATNITTSIRRDGDDYVIDGRKWFITNAAHPNCQIFIVMGKTDPDAPSHSQQSMILVPRDTPGVKVIRNISVVNHVAPEGHCEIEFKGVRVPRSNLLGEEGSGFALAQARLGPGRIHHCMRSIGAAELALELMVERAQARTAFGKPLFKHGTVAEGIAKSRIEIDQARLFVLKAAWMIDNVGAKEARKEISMIKALVPGVHTAVCERAMQVFGAMGLSPDTPLADSWTWGRALRLADGPDEVHLQSIARMELKAQPYGPGKENPYLTASV; translated from the coding sequence ATGGACTTTGCATACAGCCCGAAAGTCGAAGCGCTGCGCACACAGCTGCGTACGTTCATGGACACGCATATCGTTCCGCGCATCCGGCAGTGGCACGACGAAGTGAGTGCGGGTCAATATCCGGTTTCCTTTATGGAGACCTTGAAGGAGCAGGCGCGCGAGGAGGGTCTCTGGAACCTGTTTCTGCCGCATCTGCGCGATGACGAACCCGGTACCCGCCTGACCAATCTCGAGTACGCGCCGCTCGCTGAAATCATGGGGCGGGTGTCGTGGGCGTCCGAGGTGTTCAACTGCAATGCGCCGGACACGGGCAATATGGAGTTGCTCCATATGTTTGCCACGCCGGCCCAGCGCGAGCAGTGGCTCAAGCCGCTGCTCGACGGCAAGATCCGCTCGGCGTTTGCGATGACGGAGCCGGCTGTGGCTTCCTCGGACGCGACTAACATCACGACGTCGATTCGTCGCGACGGCGATGACTATGTCATCGACGGCCGCAAGTGGTTCATCACGAACGCCGCCCACCCGAATTGTCAGATTTTCATCGTGATGGGCAAAACGGATCCGGACGCGCCGAGTCACAGTCAGCAGAGCATGATTCTCGTGCCTCGCGATACCCCCGGCGTCAAAGTGATCCGCAATATCTCGGTGGTCAATCATGTGGCGCCGGAAGGACACTGCGAGATCGAGTTCAAAGGCGTGCGCGTACCCCGGTCGAATCTTCTCGGCGAAGAGGGTAGCGGCTTCGCGCTCGCGCAGGCGCGTCTCGGACCGGGACGGATTCACCACTGCATGCGTTCGATCGGCGCCGCGGAATTGGCGCTCGAATTGATGGTGGAGCGGGCCCAGGCGCGCACGGCATTCGGAAAGCCGCTGTTTAAGCATGGGACGGTCGCCGAAGGGATCGCGAAGTCACGCATCGAAATCGATCAGGCGAGGCTCTTTGTTCTCAAAGCCGCGTGGATGATCGACAACGTGGGGGCGAAGGAGGCGCGTAAGGAGATCTCGATGATCAAGGCGCTCGTGCCGGGCGTTCACACCGCCGTTTGCGAGCGGGCGATGCAGGTGTTTGGCGCGATGGGTCTGAGCCCCGACACGCCATTGGCCGATAGCTGGACGTGGGGCCGTGCGTTGCGGCTCGCAGATGGCCCGGACGAGGTTCACCTGCAGAGCATTGCACGCATGGAACTCAAGGCGCAGCCCTATGGGCCGGGGAAGGAGAATCCCTACCTGACGGCGTCGGTGTAA
- a CDS encoding fatty-acyl-CoA synthase, which produces MQDEVMTSGSAAYAYPLLIKQLLLTPFVQSQDEEIVYRDQFRMTYATLRERIARLANGLSQHGVRHGTTVAVMDWDSHRYLESYFAVPMMGAVLQTVNVRLSPAEIAYTINHAGAEVLLVHTDFLPVVESIKDKLETVRTFIWIDEPGSEVSEHSIPFATEYEAMLAASSTSYVFPDFDENTRATTFYTTGTTGLPKGVYFTHRQLVLHTITLMAALASPVSGQRFHRGDVYMPLTPMFHVHAWGMPYIATVMGVKQVYPGRYLPDRLARLVREEGVTFSHCVGTILHMLLACEEGKTTDMSKWKVIIGGGALPQGLAKAALDRGIDVFVGYGMSETCPVLSLAQLPPGAEKLDADEQLSLRCKTGRPVPLVDLRVVDDNMDELAHDGKATGEIVARAPWLTQGYLKNPEASEQLWAGGYLHTQDIASIDPTGNVQITDRLKDVIKSGGEWVSSLEVENLISRYEGVSEVAVIGIKDEKWGERPVALVVLKEGVAVTEEDIKQHVLSFSTSGKISKYAVPQTVKFVDAIAKTSVGKTNKKWLREQFA; this is translated from the coding sequence ATGCAGGACGAAGTCATGACGTCAGGATCTGCCGCCTACGCCTATCCGTTGCTGATCAAGCAACTATTGCTCACGCCGTTCGTTCAGTCGCAAGACGAGGAGATTGTCTACAGGGACCAGTTCCGGATGACCTATGCCACGTTGCGCGAGCGTATCGCGCGGCTCGCCAACGGCTTGAGCCAACATGGCGTGCGGCACGGCACCACCGTCGCGGTGATGGACTGGGACAGCCACCGCTATCTCGAGAGCTATTTCGCCGTGCCGATGATGGGCGCTGTCTTGCAGACCGTGAACGTGCGCCTGTCGCCCGCCGAAATCGCCTACACGATCAATCATGCCGGCGCTGAAGTCCTGCTGGTTCACACGGATTTTCTGCCGGTCGTCGAATCGATCAAGGACAAACTGGAAACCGTGCGTACGTTCATCTGGATCGATGAGCCAGGCAGCGAAGTGTCTGAGCACAGCATTCCCTTCGCGACGGAATACGAGGCGATGCTGGCGGCGAGCAGCACGAGCTATGTGTTTCCCGATTTCGACGAGAACACGCGTGCAACGACGTTCTACACCACCGGCACAACCGGTCTTCCCAAGGGCGTCTACTTCACGCATCGGCAACTGGTTCTGCACACCATCACCCTGATGGCGGCACTGGCGAGCCCCGTCTCGGGACAGCGTTTTCATCGTGGCGACGTGTATATGCCGCTCACCCCGATGTTTCACGTCCACGCATGGGGCATGCCGTATATCGCCACGGTGATGGGTGTGAAGCAGGTCTATCCCGGGCGCTATTTGCCGGACCGGCTCGCACGACTTGTGCGTGAAGAGGGTGTCACGTTCTCGCATTGTGTCGGCACGATCCTGCACATGCTGCTCGCGTGCGAGGAGGGGAAGACGACGGACATGAGCAAGTGGAAGGTCATCATCGGCGGCGGCGCGTTGCCGCAAGGTCTCGCGAAGGCGGCGCTAGACCGGGGCATCGATGTGTTCGTCGGTTACGGGATGTCGGAAACCTGCCCCGTGCTCAGTCTCGCGCAACTGCCGCCGGGCGCCGAAAAGCTCGACGCCGACGAGCAGCTCAGCCTGCGCTGCAAGACCGGCCGGCCGGTTCCTCTGGTTGATCTGCGTGTCGTCGACGACAACATGGATGAGCTCGCCCACGACGGCAAAGCCACCGGTGAGATCGTCGCGCGGGCACCGTGGCTCACGCAAGGTTATCTGAAGAACCCCGAGGCTTCCGAGCAGCTGTGGGCCGGTGGCTATCTCCATACGCAAGACATTGCCAGTATCGATCCGACGGGCAACGTACAGATCACCGACCGTCTCAAGGACGTGATCAAGTCCGGCGGCGAGTGGGTTTCATCGCTCGAAGTAGAAAACCTGATCTCGCGCTACGAGGGCGTGTCCGAAGTGGCCGTCATCGGCATCAAAGATGAGAAGTGGGGGGAGCGACCGGTGGCGCTGGTCGTGCTCAAGGAGGGGGTAGCCGTCACGGAGGAAGACATCAAGCAGCACGTCCTGTCGTTCAGCACATCCGGAAAGATCTCGAAGTACGCGGTGCCGCAGACGGTGAAGTTCGTCGATGCGATTGCAAAGACGAGTGTCGGCAAGACCAACAAAAAGTGGCTGCGCGAGCAGTTCGCCTGA
- a CDS encoding cAMP-binding domain of CRP or a regulatory subunit of cAMP-dependent protein kinases → MAFMTDTSEEMRTNQWFCSLPALEQEALIQRSEWVTMHPGEYLFRRGDTPIGFYGIKSGRLKACTLREDGKEAILAVIEAGNWFGQTSMTDGQPRPRDVVAIERSTVFVVRTAAFDELMQRPAFLRAIAELQSIHMNWLYRLIEDATLHSTRARIARRLLLLASGDVTAWPQSRPDVSISQDTLAMMLGITRQTLSLELKAMAEKGAIALRYGRIEIVSKDILSSFQDYP, encoded by the coding sequence ATGGCATTCATGACCGACACGTCCGAGGAAATGCGGACAAACCAGTGGTTCTGCTCCTTGCCTGCGCTCGAGCAGGAGGCGCTTATCCAGCGAAGCGAATGGGTGACGATGCACCCCGGCGAATATCTGTTCCGCCGCGGCGATACGCCGATCGGCTTCTATGGCATTAAGAGCGGCCGACTGAAAGCCTGCACGCTTCGCGAAGATGGCAAGGAAGCGATCCTGGCCGTCATCGAAGCCGGCAACTGGTTTGGACAGACCTCCATGACCGATGGTCAGCCACGGCCACGCGATGTCGTCGCCATCGAGCGATCGACCGTCTTCGTGGTCAGAACAGCCGCCTTTGACGAGCTGATGCAGAGACCAGCGTTCCTGCGGGCTATCGCCGAGTTGCAGTCCATCCACATGAACTGGCTCTATCGCCTGATCGAAGATGCCACGCTCCACTCGACGCGCGCGCGCATTGCCCGGCGCCTGCTGCTGCTCGCGTCGGGCGACGTGACCGCGTGGCCGCAGAGTCGCCCGGACGTCAGCATCTCCCAGGACACGCTGGCCATGATGCTGGGCATCACGCGCCAGACGCTGTCGCTGGAGCTGAAGGCCATGGCCGAAAAAGGAGCGATCGCTCTCCGGTATGGTCGAATCGAAATAGTTTCGAAGGACATCCTCTCGTCCTTTCAGGACTATCCGTGA
- a CDS encoding fatty-acyl-CoA synthase, whose translation MTATSTRRLADVSRQLSVPQTSLYTNLEASSGRYPDKAAILYYGSTVSYRQLRSEVDAMAGFLQQHCGVARGDRVVLYMQNSPQFVIAFYAVLRADAVVVPVNPMNRTSELQHILGDSGASVAFVGEELMEHVRPLLGLKVDHVISARYADYLRDQTDLPLPDVLTSSGRQPHAESIDSHAALIGWNDALSRACIPRGHESRPEDLAVIPYTSGTTGRPKGCIHTHRSVMHSTVSCAEWPNLANESVMLCSVPLFHVTGMQNCMNMPIYIGATMAIMTRWDAQCAAHVIERHRVSTWITVPTMLIDLLNLVDVDRFDLSSIAYLSGGGAAMPQAVAQQIEKRWGVPYVEGYGLTETMAATHINPPKHSKQQCMGVPIFSTDSLVVDPETLEPLGGGETGEILASGPQVFDGYWQSAEATREAFVLIDGKRYLRTGDLGYVDRDGYFFIVDRLKRMINASGYKVWPAEVEAMLFEHPAVQEACVIATHDPRRGESVKAVIVLRNGEHATEDDMVSWARERMASYKVPRVIQFAASLPRTASGKIQWRQLQEEEARRRDAQSEGRRPG comes from the coding sequence ATGACGGCAACATCAACGCGTCGGCTGGCCGACGTGTCGCGGCAACTATCCGTGCCGCAGACATCGCTGTACACCAATCTCGAAGCCTCCTCGGGCCGCTATCCAGACAAGGCTGCGATCCTTTACTACGGCAGCACCGTAAGCTACCGGCAATTGCGATCTGAAGTTGATGCGATGGCGGGATTTCTGCAGCAGCACTGCGGCGTTGCCCGCGGTGACCGCGTCGTCCTGTACATGCAGAACAGTCCGCAGTTCGTCATCGCCTTTTATGCGGTGCTGCGTGCGGATGCAGTAGTCGTGCCCGTCAATCCGATGAACCGGACGTCGGAGCTGCAACACATACTCGGCGATAGCGGGGCTAGCGTCGCCTTCGTCGGTGAAGAACTCATGGAGCACGTACGGCCGCTGTTGGGCCTTAAAGTGGATCATGTGATCTCCGCACGTTATGCCGACTATCTTCGCGACCAGACCGATCTGCCGCTGCCCGACGTTCTGACATCGTCCGGGCGGCAGCCCCATGCAGAGTCGATAGACAGTCATGCTGCCCTCATCGGCTGGAACGACGCGCTCTCTCGCGCGTGTATTCCGCGCGGCCACGAATCCCGGCCCGAGGATCTGGCGGTCATTCCGTATACGTCCGGCACGACCGGTCGCCCCAAAGGGTGCATCCATACACATCGCAGCGTCATGCATTCAACGGTCTCGTGCGCCGAATGGCCGAACCTCGCGAATGAGAGCGTGATGCTGTGCTCCGTGCCGTTGTTTCACGTCACCGGCATGCAAAACTGCATGAACATGCCGATCTACATCGGCGCGACGATGGCGATTATGACCCGCTGGGACGCGCAATGTGCCGCGCACGTGATCGAACGCCACCGCGTAAGCACATGGATCACGGTTCCCACGATGCTCATCGACCTGCTAAACCTGGTGGACGTCGATAGGTTCGACCTGAGTTCAATTGCATACCTGAGCGGCGGCGGTGCCGCGATGCCGCAGGCTGTCGCGCAGCAGATCGAGAAGCGTTGGGGCGTCCCGTACGTGGAAGGGTATGGCCTAACCGAGACGATGGCGGCGACCCATATCAATCCGCCGAAGCACAGCAAGCAACAGTGCATGGGGGTGCCGATTTTCAGCACGGATTCACTCGTTGTCGACCCCGAGACGCTCGAGCCTCTCGGTGGAGGCGAAACAGGCGAAATTCTCGCCAGCGGACCTCAAGTCTTCGACGGGTATTGGCAGTCGGCCGAAGCTACGCGAGAAGCATTCGTTCTGATCGATGGGAAACGCTACTTGCGCACGGGAGATCTCGGCTATGTAGATCGGGACGGATACTTCTTCATCGTCGACCGGCTCAAGCGCATGATCAACGCCTCGGGCTACAAAGTCTGGCCGGCCGAGGTCGAGGCCATGCTGTTCGAGCATCCCGCCGTCCAGGAAGCGTGTGTCATTGCGACTCACGATCCGCGTCGAGGCGAGTCGGTCAAGGCGGTCATCGTGCTTCGGAACGGTGAGCACGCGACGGAAGACGACATGGTGTCGTGGGCCCGCGAACGCATGGCGTCCTATAAGGTTCCGCGCGTCATTCAGTTCGCCGCCAGCTTGCCTCGTACCGCGAGCGGAAAGATCCAGTGGCGACAGCTGCAGGAAGAGGAAGCGCGGAGGCGGGACGCTCAATCCGAAGGGCGCCGGCCGGGCTGA
- a CDS encoding Outer membrane protein (porin), whose protein sequence is MAKVRRLTGKERHRRRAGLLAAIMSTATLYSVSAAAQSSVTLFGVVDEGIRYTTHADPQGDSRVQLANGANESLWGFKGAEDIGGGTKVVFQLENRFFPNTGATDPAYPFFNTAFVGLQSSSYGKLTMGRQINPLTDAVVGAFVTNAWLPTFYQFRPEVMMAQGVWTSNMVKYAARWQSLTAELSYAFGGNAGAFGSGSQIGASILYLPGAPLRLAAAYLDSRDAVNGSAHFKSWTAGGSYSFGDTTVNAGWAVNRQDAGFVGNFPNGPFTPPELSALKFNTFSAREMFFGGVTQLIGNATHLSANVWRTIQTGKTQTADGNATQFQLLADYNWSKRTDTYLEADYSLYRGGMVGAQFQGINALSSAYGTTQLGIMAGIRHTF, encoded by the coding sequence ATGGCGAAGGTAAGGAGATTGACTGGAAAAGAGCGGCATCGACGCAGGGCCGGCCTGTTGGCGGCCATCATGTCTACCGCGACGCTGTACTCCGTCTCGGCAGCCGCGCAGTCGTCGGTCACGCTTTTCGGCGTCGTCGATGAAGGAATTCGCTACACGACTCATGCGGATCCGCAAGGCGATTCGCGTGTGCAGCTCGCCAACGGCGCCAACGAGAGTCTTTGGGGATTCAAGGGAGCGGAAGACATCGGTGGCGGAACGAAGGTCGTATTCCAGCTGGAGAATCGCTTTTTCCCGAACACCGGGGCGACCGACCCTGCCTATCCGTTCTTCAATACGGCTTTTGTTGGCCTGCAGTCGAGCAGTTACGGAAAGTTGACCATGGGCCGTCAGATCAACCCGCTTACCGACGCTGTTGTGGGCGCCTTCGTGACCAATGCATGGCTGCCGACCTTCTACCAGTTTCGGCCAGAAGTCATGATGGCTCAGGGCGTGTGGACCAGCAACATGGTCAAGTACGCGGCGCGCTGGCAATCCCTTACGGCTGAGCTGTCGTATGCGTTTGGTGGCAATGCAGGCGCATTCGGTTCGGGAAGTCAGATTGGGGCATCGATTCTCTATTTGCCTGGCGCACCCTTGCGTCTGGCTGCCGCGTACCTGGACTCGCGCGATGCCGTGAACGGTTCCGCGCACTTCAAGTCCTGGACGGCTGGCGGGTCCTATTCGTTCGGCGATACGACTGTCAACGCCGGCTGGGCCGTGAACAGGCAGGATGCCGGGTTTGTCGGCAATTTCCCTAACGGTCCATTCACACCGCCGGAATTGTCCGCGCTTAAATTCAATACATTCAGTGCCCGGGAAATGTTTTTTGGCGGGGTGACGCAACTGATAGGGAATGCGACTCACCTTTCGGCGAATGTATGGCGCACGATTCAGACCGGGAAGACGCAAACGGCCGACGGCAACGCGACGCAATTCCAACTGCTCGCGGACTATAACTGGTCCAAACGCACGGATACCTATCTGGAAGCCGACTACTCGCTGTACCGCGGCGGCATGGTGGGCGCCCAGTTCCAGGGGATCAACGCCCTGAGTTCGGCGTACGGCACGACCCAGCTAGGCATCATGGCCGGTATCCGGCATACGTTCTAG
- a CDS encoding salicylate hydroxylase: protein MKVIVIGGGIGGLTTALALLRHGIEPIVLERAPQLTEVGAGIQIAANGTIVLRELGLEPALASIATVPAGFDYLELSTGRRLYYAPLGEEAAARYGALLYNVHRADLIGLLAKALPSDVIRLGAQCASVSQDDDGAYVTLQDGEVIRGDAVIGADGIHSAVRTALRGPEEKQFANILMWRALIPADRLRGLNLPVAGNNWFGIGRNIVSYWVRPDLYSVLASVPATEVSRESWTQAGDVAQLRRAFEGSEPTVQKMLEAVDSTFITGMYHRDPIEHWATGRIALLGDAAHAMVPYLAQGACQSIEDAWVLATCLKNHGTAGVQDALLEYERRRQPRTTRIQAGARFVVDWAHEPDEARVRQRNGRLKGLSRIDPLAEASWSFAWGHDILKAVKLPPGEVVGLSAAREGKRMARPESQRAFDLWKGVFKPDDIARGDRGQRAAYERFLLEQFPVPAGTEVTDVDLDGVSALRVVAAGAGQKATVLHFHGGGYVLGSAKSSVEYASRLSHALNGPCYTVDYRLAPEHPYPAAFDDAFSAYRGLLAAGVDPSTVFLSGESSGGGLALALAAALRRAGLPLPGGVIAICPLTDLTLSGPSVKANSGDDPAANRETLSNLVASYFQGHEPTDPMVSPLFADLADLPPVFLSAVEGEVLESDTTRFAERAKAAGANVQLKMVADSVHVFTLFPFLPETAETLEEIGWWSRQLLQK, encoded by the coding sequence ATGAAAGTGATCGTTATTGGAGGTGGCATTGGTGGGCTCACAACCGCTCTGGCGTTGCTGCGCCACGGTATCGAGCCGATTGTACTGGAGCGCGCGCCGCAGCTGACCGAGGTCGGGGCGGGCATCCAGATCGCGGCGAACGGCACGATCGTGCTGCGGGAGTTGGGGCTCGAGCCGGCGCTGGCGAGCATTGCGACCGTGCCGGCTGGCTTTGATTACCTCGAGTTGTCGACGGGGCGCCGCCTGTACTACGCCCCGCTCGGTGAGGAAGCCGCGGCACGTTATGGCGCGTTGCTTTACAACGTCCACCGCGCCGATCTGATCGGCCTGCTCGCGAAGGCTTTGCCATCCGATGTGATCCGGCTGGGCGCGCAATGCGCGTCGGTGTCGCAGGACGACGACGGCGCCTACGTCACCCTGCAAGACGGCGAAGTCATTCGGGGCGACGCCGTGATCGGCGCGGATGGCATTCACTCCGCCGTTCGGACGGCCCTCCGCGGACCTGAGGAGAAGCAGTTCGCCAACATCCTGATGTGGCGCGCGCTGATTCCGGCAGACCGGCTTCGCGGGCTGAACCTGCCGGTGGCGGGGAACAACTGGTTCGGCATTGGCCGCAATATCGTGTCGTACTGGGTTCGCCCGGACCTCTACAGTGTTCTCGCGTCGGTGCCGGCAACCGAAGTGAGCCGCGAGTCATGGACGCAAGCGGGCGACGTCGCGCAACTGCGCCGCGCGTTTGAAGGTTCCGAGCCGACCGTCCAGAAAATGCTGGAAGCCGTCGACTCGACCTTCATCACGGGGATGTACCACCGGGATCCGATCGAACACTGGGCCACCGGGCGGATCGCGCTGCTCGGCGACGCCGCGCATGCGATGGTGCCTTATCTCGCGCAAGGCGCCTGCCAGTCGATTGAAGATGCGTGGGTTCTTGCCACCTGCCTTAAGAACCATGGCACGGCTGGCGTTCAGGACGCGCTGCTGGAATACGAACGACGCCGCCAGCCACGTACGACGCGGATTCAGGCGGGCGCGCGCTTTGTCGTCGATTGGGCGCATGAACCCGACGAGGCACGGGTACGCCAGCGTAACGGACGGCTGAAGGGACTCTCGCGTATCGATCCGCTCGCCGAGGCTTCGTGGTCGTTCGCCTGGGGGCACGACATCCTTAAGGCCGTCAAGCTGCCGCCGGGCGAGGTGGTGGGTTTGAGCGCGGCACGCGAAGGAAAGCGGATGGCGCGTCCCGAGAGTCAGCGCGCTTTCGATCTCTGGAAGGGCGTGTTCAAGCCGGATGACATTGCGCGTGGGGATCGGGGACAGCGTGCAGCCTACGAACGGTTCCTTCTCGAGCAGTTCCCGGTGCCCGCCGGTACGGAAGTGACGGACGTCGATCTTGACGGGGTGAGCGCGTTGCGCGTGGTCGCAGCGGGAGCAGGGCAGAAGGCGACCGTACTGCACTTCCACGGCGGCGGCTACGTGCTGGGTTCGGCAAAGAGTTCGGTTGAATACGCAAGCCGTCTCTCGCACGCCCTGAACGGTCCGTGCTACACGGTCGACTATCGCCTCGCGCCCGAGCATCCGTATCCGGCGGCATTCGATGACGCATTCAGCGCGTATCGCGGCTTGCTCGCTGCGGGTGTCGATCCGTCGACGGTGTTCCTGAGCGGCGAATCGTCCGGCGGCGGTCTGGCTCTGGCGCTGGCGGCTGCGTTACGTCGCGCCGGCCTGCCGTTGCCAGGCGGCGTCATTGCAATCTGCCCGCTGACCGACCTCACGCTGAGCGGCCCCTCCGTCAAGGCGAATTCGGGCGACGACCCCGCCGCGAATCGCGAGACGCTTTCCAACCTTGTCGCGTCCTACTTCCAGGGCCACGAGCCGACCGATCCGATGGTGTCGCCGCTGTTCGCGGATCTCGCGGACCTTCCGCCGGTCTTTCTTTCGGCCGTGGAGGGCGAGGTGCTGGAAAGCGACACGACTCGTTTTGCGGAGCGGGCAAAGGCAGCCGGCGCGAACGTGCAATTGAAGATGGTGGCCGATTCGGTTCACGTTTTCACGCTCTTCCCGTTCTTGCCGGAAACCGCTGAGACGCTCGAAGAAATCGGCTGGTGGAGCCGCCAGCTCCTGCAGAAGTAG
- a CDS encoding transcriptional regulator, TetR family — protein MTTLGKTLRSDGAETRIRLKEEAQRLFALRGLDGVSVQDIISAAGQRNSASLRYYFGNKLELARELVVDGARLIDEDRQARLDRLEVEAGINVRAVLGALLFPMLELADHTGQATYIRMIANLQLNNRAFLREALENKWNLGYQRCNDLLRNLLADIPPAIVDHRLSLISIYGNASLAAWEASRDSGDSGALWSPQYAVSSLMDSFESVLTAEPSEETRSLLGGI, from the coding sequence ATGACGACGCTAGGGAAAACCCTTCGCTCGGATGGGGCGGAGACACGAATTCGCTTAAAAGAAGAAGCGCAGCGTCTGTTCGCGCTGCGCGGACTGGACGGCGTGTCCGTGCAGGACATCATCTCCGCCGCAGGGCAGCGCAACAGCGCCTCGCTGCGCTACTACTTCGGGAACAAACTGGAATTGGCCCGTGAGCTGGTCGTCGACGGCGCGCGTCTGATCGACGAAGACCGTCAGGCGCGGCTCGACAGACTGGAGGTAGAGGCAGGGATAAACGTGCGGGCGGTATTAGGCGCGCTGCTCTTTCCGATGCTTGAGCTAGCGGATCACACGGGTCAAGCGACCTACATCCGCATGATCGCCAACTTGCAGTTGAACAATCGCGCGTTCTTGCGGGAGGCGCTGGAAAACAAGTGGAATCTGGGCTATCAGCGTTGCAACGACCTGCTTCGGAATCTGCTTGCCGATATTCCACCGGCCATCGTCGATCACCGGCTGTCGCTCATCAGCATCTACGGCAATGCCTCGCTGGCAGCGTGGGAAGCGAGCCGGGACAGTGGCGATTCGGGCGCGCTCTGGTCCCCGCAATACGCGGTGTCCAGCTTGATGGACAGCTTTGAAAGCGTACTCACTGCGGAGCCATCGGAAGAGACGCGGTCCCTGCTGGGGGGGATCTGA